A genomic stretch from Nocardia wallacei includes:
- a CDS encoding alpha/beta hydrolase fold domain-containing protein — protein MFDDQRGALRESRKPSLRARAFIAALRLTGAKKTFASAEALDRSIPKSQRPERDRPPSSLYRNHRVTHREIYGRPVYTIRPRTGGTTRHVYYLHGGAYVHQIQRDHWKFLSRLVDRTGCTVTVPLYPLAPGHHCDDTIPMVVAAHDAAFADTAPEDKVFMGDSAGGALALVLAREIGAAGEAAPKEVVMVSPWLDVTMTDPAARAIDPEDPYLAVAGLIEAGRLYAGEHDRCDPTISPLYAPAAAPGALSLFIGTRDVLLADARRFRARCAAEGVELGYFEYDGMFHAWLLADLPESRHAMSQLERLVQRPAARTTR, from the coding sequence ATGTTTGACGATCAGCGCGGTGCCCTGCGGGAATCCCGGAAACCGAGCCTGCGGGCCCGGGCTTTCATCGCGGCGTTGCGGCTGACCGGCGCCAAGAAGACCTTCGCCAGCGCCGAGGCGCTCGACCGGAGCATTCCGAAGAGCCAGCGGCCCGAGCGAGACCGGCCGCCCTCGTCGCTGTATCGGAACCACCGGGTCACGCACCGCGAGATATACGGGCGGCCGGTCTACACCATCCGCCCGCGAACCGGCGGCACCACCCGGCACGTGTATTACCTGCACGGTGGCGCGTACGTGCACCAGATCCAGCGCGATCACTGGAAGTTCTTGTCCCGCTTGGTCGATCGGACGGGGTGCACGGTCACCGTGCCGCTCTACCCGCTGGCGCCGGGGCACCACTGCGACGACACGATTCCCATGGTCGTCGCGGCGCACGACGCGGCCTTCGCCGACACCGCCCCGGAGGACAAGGTATTCATGGGCGATTCGGCCGGGGGCGCGCTGGCGCTGGTGCTGGCCCGCGAGATCGGCGCGGCGGGCGAGGCCGCGCCGAAGGAGGTCGTCATGGTCTCGCCGTGGCTCGACGTCACCATGACCGATCCGGCCGCGCGGGCCATCGACCCGGAGGATCCGTATCTCGCGGTCGCGGGCCTGATCGAGGCCGGGCGGTTGTACGCGGGCGAGCACGACCGCTGTGATCCCACGATCAGTCCACTGTACGCGCCCGCCGCGGCGCCCGGGGCCCTGAGCCTGTTCATCGGCACCAGGGATGTGCTACTCGCCGACGCGCGCCGGTTCCGTGCGCGCTGTGCGGCGGAAGGCGTCGAACTCGGCTACTTCGAGTACGACGGAATGTTCCACGCCTGGCTGCTCGCGGATCTCCCGGAATCCCGGCACGCCATGAGCCAGCTGGAGCGGTTGGTGCAAAGACCAGCCGCGCGGACGACAAGGTGA